One part of the Prunus persica cultivar Lovell chromosome G5, Prunus_persica_NCBIv2, whole genome shotgun sequence genome encodes these proteins:
- the LOC109949183 gene encoding cytochrome P450 CYP736A12-like, with the protein MSLTPPISLTMIASAIAIILLFLTFLWSLIQRPRYQKLPPGPWALPVIGNLHMLGNLPHRSLRDLAKKYGPIMSMRLGTKTTIVVSSSEAAELFLKTHDTIFASRPKVQSSDYLSYGTKGMGFSEYGPYWRHIRKLCTLQLLCPSKIEAFAPLRREEVGLLVESLKKAEAEGQVVDLSEKVGELIESITYRMVLGSKNDDTFDVKGIIEEIMLLTGAVKIGDYLPFLSPFDFQVCKESMLIFAAFICFPYNQ; encoded by the coding sequence ATGTCTCTCACACCTCCTATCAGTCTAACTATGATTGCTTCAGCAATAGCCATCATCCTCCTCTTTCTTACCTTCCTCTGGTCTCTCATCCAGAGGCCAAGATACCAAAAACTGCCTCCTGGTCCTTGGGCGCTGCCAGTCATTGGTAATCTCCATATGCTAGGCAACCTCCCACACCGCAGCCTCCGAGACCTGGCCAAAAAATATGGACCCATAATGTCCATGCGTCTAGGCACCAAAACCACCATAGTGGTCTCATCCTCTGAAGCTGCAGAGTTATTCTTGAAAACCCATGACACCATTTTTGCCAGCCGCCCCAAAGTCCAATCCTCCGACTACTTGTCGTACGGCACAAAGGGCATGGGTTTCAGTGAATATGGTCCATACTGGCGGCATATTAGGAAGTTGTGCACTCTGCAGCTTCTTTGTCCATCAAAGATTGAGGCTTTTGCTCCATTGAGGAGGGAAGAGGTGGGTTTGTTGGTTGAGTCGCTGAAGAAAGCCGAAGCGGAGGGCCAAGTTGTGGATCTTAGTGAGAAAGTTGGTGAGCTGATTGAGAGCATAACGTATAGGATGGTGTTGGGGAGCAAAAATGATGATACGTTTGATGTGAAGGGAATTATCGAGGAGATCATGTTGTTGACAGGGGCAGTCAAGATTGGTGATTATTTGCCTTTCCTCAGTCCATTTGATTTTCAGGTATGTAAAGAAAGCATGTTGATTTTTGCAGCATTCATATGTTTTCCTTATAATCAATAG